In Defluviitalea raffinosedens, the DNA window CTCTATAAGCTGCGCAGGGATAAGGTGAACACACCTGCGTTCCTTAAGCCACTGCCATGTTTTTTCGTATATTTCCACCGCCAGTGTTGTTTTTCCGTTCTTCTGCTTTGCAGCAAGATAATCCCTCGGTGGCGGCATGCTCTCTCCTTCCAGTTCCGCAGCATCCGTAAACTCCATTACCATGAGCTTTCGTCTGCCGGGATTTCCTTCCAAAATCTTATCCGCCAGAGGCTTTTTCTTCTGTCCTGCACCGATACGTGCCCCGCCGCGGTTGGTACCGTCCTTTGCCATACAAATCACCTCGATTCATGTAAAAATAAACAGGGGATATACCCCGTTTGAAACTGCGATTTTTCGCGCGTGACCCCCCGCCCGTTGCACAAAACTGCTTCACCAGAGATTTTGACCCCCCTACCGTCTTGCCCATCGCTCCCCTTCGCGGGCAGTGATCGATGAGTGA includes these proteins:
- a CDS encoding P27 family phage terminase small subunit, whose protein sequence is MAKDGTNRGGARIGAGQKKKPLADKILEGNPGRRKLMVMEFTDAAELEGESMPPPRDYLAAKQKNGKTTLAVEIYEKTWQWLKERRCVHLIPAQLIEQYAQSVARWIQCEECITEFGFLAKHPTTGNAIPSPYVAMSQSFMKQANNLWYQIYQVVRENCATEYKGATPHDDVMEKLLTARRGG